The stretch of DNA ACAAATGTCCCAACTTATGCGTGATAGGGAACACCCCGGTCCAGGTTTCACCCATACAGCTGCGTCCTATGATAGCCTTAGCAGAAAGTTGATCTGGATTTGAAACGAGAATTTCATAGATTGTCCTGCCTATGGCTTCTGTGGCAGAATAACCATAAAGGTTTTCAGCAGAACGTTTCCTGCAGAAATAATATACAAATTGGTACTCAAATAACGAAAGTATAAATTGAGCGATTCATTTTCACTCACGTAAGCCAAATTAAAATAGTAGTCTAACTGTCCAAGTATGACTTCTCATACGAAGACTCCTCATCAGTATCCACACCACAGCTTCAAAAGCCATCTACACCATATAAAACTTGACACCCAATCACTCAATGCAACCAATCCCGGCACTATCTACAGTCTACACCGCTAAAACTGCCACCATCACCTTCTGCCCACGACCACCGCCTATAACATGTCCAAACATCACCATATCCCCCTACCCCCAAACCCTCTAAAGTGTGTCTAAACCACTAACCACCTAGTGCACCATCTCCCTACCCTACTGTTGGTAATTTGGGGagtaaacaacaaaaaaaaaaaaaaaaaaaaaaaaaaaaaaaaaaaaaaagcaagaaaTTACCCAACTTGGATATGTTGTAGAATCACGCACATACACACATTCCTTTAAGAATTATTCGACCCTAATTACATGTCCCGGGTTTCACGAATACTCTTGTAGGATAAGATTACATCAACAAAATTAGACGGTTATGAACATGCAGATTTGCAGAACATCTATATCCTTATACCCACCAAATGTAAATGAAGTCTAATTTACCACATTGCACCTTTTGGACAAAATAATACTGTTAGTTCGTAAAAACACAGTCAAGAAACTAACAAATTCCGCTTACAGGCGTTCTGCCGTGGTCTCAGCCAACCTCGTTGCAGACCGGGGCCGAGAAAACCACTTCAATTATCAGCCAAAACTCATTGCAGACCCCCTATTCCGGTCCACCTGGGCCGGAGGCACCACAACAAAATAAATTTTGTACTCAGGACATTTAAGCACTAGTCCAATATCGCAAAATCGGAATCAATTATGTGAGTGTATAATTCACACCCCGAAAATCCACAATATAGCATTCCCGAATTCAGCCACCTTCGAACCAAACCATGATCACACCAAATGGCCGATGATTTCACCTAAATCACCAACACTTACCCCAAACTTATGGACCGATTACACCCGTAGACTTAGAACGGGACAGAAATAACTTGTTAGGACTAAATGACTAAGGGTGAGATTATCAATTGTTCAGATTCATCTCACACTTACACcagactttatacattatccatcagactcacctcagactctactttttcacccactttatttttgttaaaaagaaAGGACACATGTTGTTCAATAATTTTTCTTTAAGGTGGGTCAAGACTcacccaaagtcttaagttgagtcttggatttcTAATACTCAACTTAAGATTTTGTAAAGACTAGgatagattattggtagtcttaagtgagtcttgtctcaagactaccaataatcttaccctaaTCCTTTCTGTGTAATTGAAAAATTCGGTTTGTCCGAATATATTAGACCTAGCAAAGGGGTTATTCAGATCGGTTTCGAATCAGGATATTGGTTTGGTTTCAGGCTTTCAGCTGTGTTGATTATTTTCGGTTTCAATTTGTTTTTGATTGGGTTCAGTAACCCTTTTTATAGGTTTTTGCTATTTTGACTCGAGTACGATTCAGGTAGGTCGTGATCCTTCAAGTGATTTTCGAGTTATAATTTTCTTAAGCGTTTTTATGAGAAAACAAATATTTTTAACAGATCAATAGGTTCCGTTATTATCCGTCTAGATATATTCAAATTTGGATATCATTTAATTATAATGAGTTCAGATCAATTCAGATTGGGTCGGATTTGGGGTAGTATTGGAGTTTTTCATATCGGTGTTCGATCCGTTATCAATTCATATATTTTCGATCGGTTATCGGTGTCGGATTTTGCTAGGTCTATATCCGATAGTGAATTTTGGAGTCCAATATTAGATGTTTTATATCGATTTTTCATTTATAAAATGACAATTTAAATCACTACAATTAAAAACATATACTCCGTATGAGAGTGTTATATGACTCATTTAATACCAAAGTTATTTTCAGCCTTGgtaaagaaaataaaaacaaacttaAACTCTCGTGGTCAAGTCAAAGACAAGAGACTCataagagcaagtccaatggtgtaatttagggatttgcttgcaATTTTTAGAAATTGCAAGCTAGTGACTACACCATTGGAGTTAGCCATTTAAACTTGCTTAATTTAAGCAACTAGCTTCATTAAGCTAGTAGCTTAAAGGGGCCCACAACAAAAAAACAACCAATACCAATTTAGTTTTGACATTTTTCATTATTCAAGCTAGTATAAATGTTAAGCTAAACCATTGTAGTAGGTTGGTAGTTCAAAATAATTGTAGCCTAAAATATGATatggcaaaggtaagctagttacaactagcttaccattggacttgctctaatAAGCTCAATTTAGATCGAGAATGTGAGATTACATCTTAGAGTAATAGCAATAGAATAACTCTATATAAAATTCTTcttttgccatgtcacattttcTTAATTCTAATGTTTAAAAACTTTTATTTACAATAGATGACattttttataaagtttttaaatGAAAATAGTAAATACAGTATATAATTGGTATTCtcaattttcaaagtcatgttTATTGATCATCAAATTCCCATGTATAAACAAACTGAGTTCTTATATTAGAACTTAATTCTTAAAATTAAGAACAACCTTGTAGTTGCAATAGAAGAACTTTTTATTTTGGGTTCTTATTGAAGACCCCAAGAATAAGAACTACTATTGTTATTGCTCTTAGTAAGTCAAAGTTTTCGCTCATAAAAAGGTGATTATTCTGATGTGTGATTTACAAGCTATCACGTAACCGTAAAAGTCACCACACCAGGTATCCGTTTGGTAAAAGCTCCCTAATCATCTTAAAATAAAACACAACAAATAATCAAATCAATCGTACCAATAAAATATGCGACCGTCAGCATCAAATATATGGATAGATCGTCCCAAAGACTCCAATACATTCAAGCACTGCCTCTCATCAAACTGGTACCCCGGCGGCACGGGAGAGCTCCGCCGCTGCTTGTTGTATCCGCTAGAGATCATAATCTTCGACATCTCCTCTCGTAGTTCTGCATGGCCAGCTTCCAAGCTCTTGATCTTATCCATAAGCTCATCCACCGGCGCGTCCATAGCAAAATCCGGCGTGCCAATATATAGTAAAAAAAGAAAAAGtcgaaaaaaaatcgaaaatttttAGTAGTTTGTGATTATCTTCTAGTAAGGTTTCTTTGGTGTGAAGGTTTTGGTTGTGAGAATAAAGTATAGAGGAGAAGACAAAGGGTTGAACCTTGGAAAAGAGGATATACAAAAGACGATGAACAAAATACTCCGTAAGTCCGTAACACGTTACGTATGCATGCATGGAACACAACTAGCATATACTACACTACTATGCAAATGGCTCTCAAATTAAACTGGATCGGATCGGAAATAAATTGAAAATTAAGTCAAAAATCAAGACTTGATATTTCTACAAAATGGTTTTGCATTGTAACATGTGGAATTTTTACTTTTAGTAAGGAtgaaattgttttaagtttagAATTACTATATACTCGGTACTTTGGTAGTATATAAGAATAATAAACTACAcataaatttaaataaattatttattaatCTATCGTATCTTAGGTGAAAAAACTCCATGGTGTAGAGTTATTTCTCAACTCTGGTAGACCCTAACATAAATTTTTACGTAAATTAATTCTTTGCACTTGATTTTACCGTGTGATTGATGATTCGAGTAGTTATAGTTAAAAAATTAAAACCATAGCCTCAAGATCTATCATTTCttgattaaataatttatttattagcTACATCACCaaacttaaataaataaatatataataataataattaagtttGGACAAATTCAATGAATATTATAAGTGTATCCTCCATCAAAAAAAGGGTTATCTTTTTGTGATATTCAGCAAAATTAATAATGTTGTATGCCTTTTTACCAGGTTAGTTATTTATAGGGAGTTACATTTCTGACATTAGCACCCTGGTGTTTCATACTTGTTGGAAATGATTTTTTATGTAACAAATAAACTTCTTACTATAATAATAAGTGGTACAACAATTGAAATCTGTAGGCCGAGTCAGCGAGTCGGAGTACAACTATCCACAAGACCACAACGGAGCTGAACAAGCAAGCCAAGTCaaaacaaagtcttaagaatttAAAACAGACGCAAAGGATTCCCGAACAAACTGAGAGACATCAAAACTGGAATGCAGAAGCAGAAGCAGAAGCAGAAGCCCGGGCTGCTTGGGATTGTATGGCATATTTTTTCTGCATATCCTTCAGCTTCTCTACCAGTTCCTGGAATGTAGGTCGGCTTTGAGGCTCACTGTATCAAAATTAAACAATGTATTTCTGTCATCACCAATATAAGGTTTACGGAGCACTGAACTGCTAAGTACTAATCATCAAGTACTGCTAAGTACAATATGGGTACAAGGATACATCATCATAGGGTTTGCATCGTGGTGCTTAATGAATAAGTCGTCGGCTCAATCATTAAGGTTAGTGATACATTATGACGGATCAAGTTTGTTTAATGAAATTCTCTCAACAGACTGCCTTTAGAACTTGCAATGCACAAAATATTTCTTCAAATAGTAGCTTTTATAGGATCAGACTATATAGACAGAATACCGCAGAACAAAAAGAACCTGCGCCAGCAACTCTTGATCATAGAGGCCCACATTGGATCTACATCCTCTGGTATATCTAACCTTTGATTCATAAAACCCACGGCTCCTATCACCTGCATGCAGCAAAAATACATTAAAGATTACAACGAACTATGCTACAAAGTACAAACAGGATGACATAAATTTCAAGCCAAACAATAAATCGAATGTCTTTCATGAAGGCACGTCTCTGGCTGTATGTACAAGCCTCAAAGGCCTAAGATGTCCGCATTTTTACCCTTGCAATACGGGAAAAGGTGTTTCTATTAAACCTAATAAGAAAGAATGTAGAAAATATATATCACACATAAATGTCTCATAGATTGTTATGCAGAAAATAAATACCTGCATCGCATTTAGATTCTCCCAAGGTATCCTTTGAGTGGCAAGTTCCCATAGTATGATCCCAAAGCTGTATAGATCAGACCTAAATGATGCCAAGATCATTAATCAGAAGTCCAATACAAACTCGTCTCTGTTACGTTTTCACCATCGAAGTTAATGACATGACCACCAATTTAGAGCACTATAAAAACCACAGAGCTGAAGTATCCTTGATTAAACATCACAGTTACATATTTGTAGGCATACTTTTCATTTGTACGCTCATTTTGAAGTACCTCTGGAGCCATCCATTGAGGCTACAAGCCAAAATAAAAGCAACATTAACTCAGATATCCAATCATCGCAATAAAAATTGTCAAGCATATCCAACAAAAATACTACGGAGTAATGTTTTAATCATACTGTTCCTTTCCCAGTCTTAGTTGTAAGATAAGTCTCGTGCTTTACGCGTGAAAGGCCAAAGTCCGCAACCTGCCAGAAGATAGAAGAAATGTAGTGATTTCCTACTTCAACTTGAGAGATATGAGTAGAAGACAAGACAACGGGATGTATAATCAAAACCTTGACACTCCAGTTTTTATCAACAAGCAAATTAGAAGACTTCAAGTCCCGGTGAACAATGGGTGGATTGCACTTATGAAGATAATTCATTCCTCGAGCCTGCGTTAAGTTTTCAAAATAACGTAGTTAGAACCGTAGACATCAACAAGGatcataaacaaatattcaaATCTCAGACAGTGCTTCTGCAACAGAGTAGTGACACCAGAATACTGACAATGTCTAAAGCAATATGCATTCGTCGTTTCCAATCTAGTTTGGATGTACTCTTCTGTAGCAGGCGGAACAGGCTTCCCCTGCACAATAATAAAAGATTGATAAAAAAACAAGATTATTACTGTCTGGCTTTTAAATGTAACCGAATAATGGAAATGACTAGCTAAAATGTATACGCTTCTTAGCTTATACTACCTCTGatagtttacatttattttttCATCGTTTTATTTCTTTCATGTAAACACAAGCAAGTCGGATAGGAGGCCCCACTTCCTTCCCCGTCACATAAAACATGCCTAAAAGTGTAAGTAAACTACTGGATGTAACCGGCAAAATGGAATACATGAACAGTCAAAAGTACAAAACTCAATCATGTGTCACTCTTGAAAAGGAAAGTTAAGAATGAACCGAGGAAGAAACTCTGTAACTATGCAGAGACGCTGAGGTGATGTCACCGCACCCATAAATAAGAGAATGTTAGGATGCCGAAGTTGCTTCATAAGGGATACCTAACAGAAAATCAACAGAATATGTCAGACAGCGTATGTATAGGACAATGCGTAAAGCAACAAGTCAGCAACATTGAAAAAACCTCAACAGCGCCAAGGAGGCAAGGACAAACTCAACTTTGAAACCGTAAGTAAACTACCTCTTGTCTGAAGGAAAGTATGACTTCTTCCGAATATTCTTGCTTGGAAAAAACTTTAATAGCGACATCCTGCAATCGAGAAGTGTATAAAAAAGCCGCAACAAATGCAATCATACCAAAAAAAAATCACCGAGAAGAAAGGAGACTTCTAGCATGGTCATCCATAGAACAATCACTACCCATGGCAGAACATTCGTAACGTGTTACTTATTAAAAATGTTTCCAaataactttaaactaaaatcaTAAAGGCCAGATCATCATGATAGTGTCTCACCGAGCTTTGAGCTTAATAACGTGTAAGATGTGCTTAAGTTTCATTTAAGATGATATAAGGTTTCTGTCCTCACCCAGACAAAGACCTTCTTAAAATAATTTAATCCTGAATGTGAAGAGATCATAAAAAAAGAGGCTGAAGGAACATACCGATCCATACCAGAGACCGTGGTAGACAGTCCCGCATGAACCTGCATTATTAAGAGGAAACAGATTCAGATATAAGCACATTGATTGAATTTTGTATTCGTCAATCCTTGTTGGCAATACTAGTGGCAACTCACGAGGCAATGGTCTAGAATCTAGATAATATAAGCCAAAATCAGGCTTAGCACAGCCGGATAAGCAGCTAGCTTACCTTGACCAATCTGCTCTCCGACTGTTAAATCTTCCCACACAATTTCATAATCTAAGCTAGTAGTCTCAGCATCCAACTTATGCGTAGCACTGCTGCTGTCGCGTCCACAGCTACCTGCACTGCTATTGCTGTTAACATTGAATGACGAGGAGGACCCTGAGGCCTCATTATTATCTACGGGTCGATTGTGGTCGCCTTTTGGACTTTCTGACTTAGCAGAAGGATGAGCCCAATTAGAATCCTGTTCACTCTGCATCCATTGCCAACCAAATCTACCACAATGAGGTTCGGGTGATTCACGTTCAGTTCCTTTTCCTTTTCCGGAGAATTGCATTGCTTTTTTACTAATCCAAGCCTCAGCCATGGAAGTTATCATCTTCTGAATACCGGGTTTCCCgccctcatcatcatcaacagaaTCTCCCTGAGCGTGTGCAGGGGCCTTGCCTGTAGCAAA from Silene latifolia isolate original U9 population chromosome 10, ASM4854445v1, whole genome shotgun sequence encodes:
- the LOC141606355 gene encoding uncharacterized protein LOC141606355 isoform X1; protein product: MDTSVEELLKKIKSLEAEHAELREEVSKLMNSNAPPPPPPPPPPPPPPPPPPGYKLNERQYLSILDSMGRCIHIFDSHGRIIYWNRFAENLYGYSATEAIGRTIFELLVSYRDVTFAEIITQRCSMGETWTGRFPVTHKTGQMFTIFTTNSPLYHDDGTFIGTICLSCDTRLFKDIQVSTSDPVEEEMGQEFSRLQSSVTTRFSRDPDQPLKTAIASKITNLASKVSNKVRAKMKIGESNVLQDSESADSHLSDVCREDGNSSGASTSTGDPADTPAGVFSSFATGKAPAHAQGDSVDDDEGGKPGIQKMITSMAEAWISKKAMQFSGKGKGTERESPEPHCGRFGWQWMQSEQDSNWAHPSAKSESPKGDHNRPVDNNEASGSSSSFNVNSNSSAGSCGRDSSSATHKLDAETTSLDYEIVWEDLTVGEQIGQGSCGTVYHGLWYGSDVAIKVFSKQEYSEEVILSFRQEVSLMKQLRHPNILLFMGAVTSPQRLCIVTEFLPRGSLFRLLQKSTSKLDWKRRMHIALDIARGMNYLHKCNPPIVHRDLKSSNLLVDKNWSVKVADFGLSRVKHETYLTTKTGKGTPQWMAPEVLQNERTNEKSDLYSFGIILWELATQRIPWENLNAMQVIGAVGFMNQRLDIPEDVDPMWASMIKSCWRSEPQSRPTFQELVEKLKDMQKKYAIQSQAARASASASASAFQF
- the LOC141606355 gene encoding uncharacterized protein LOC141606355 isoform X2 encodes the protein MDTSVEELLKKIKSLEAEHAELREEVSKLMNSNAPPPPPPPPPPPPPPPPPPGYKLNERQYLSILDSMGRCIHIFDSHGRIIYWNRFAENLYGYSATEAIGRTIFELLVSYRDVTFAEIITQRCSMGETWTGRFPVTHKTGQMFTIFTTNSPLYHDDGTFIGTICLSCDTRLFKDIQVSTSDPVEEEMGQEFSRLQSSVTTRFSRDPDQPLKTAIASKITNLASKVSNKVRAKMKIGESNVLQDSESADSHLSDVCREDGNSSGASTSTGDPADTPAGVFSSFATGKAPAHAQGDSVDDDEGGKPGIQKMITSMAEAWISKKAMQFSGKGKGTERESPEPHCGRFGWQWMQSEQDSNWAHPSAKSESPKGDHNRPVDNNEASGSSSSFNVNSNSSAGSCGRDSSSATHKLDAETTSLDYEIVWEDLTVGEQIGQGSCGTVYHGLWYGSDVAIKVFSKQEYSEEVILSFRQEVSLMKQLRHPNILLFMGAVTSPQRLCIVTEFLPRGSLFRLLQKSTSKLDWKRRMHIALDIARGMNYLHKCNPPIVHRDLKSSNLLVDKNWSVKVADFGLSRVKHETYLTTKTGKGTPQWMAPEVLQNERTNEKSDLYSFGIILWELATQRIPWENLNAMQVIGAVGFMNQRLDIPEDVDPMWASMIKSCWRRFFLFCVSLKADLHSRNW